One Manihot esculenta cultivar AM560-2 chromosome 18, M.esculenta_v8, whole genome shotgun sequence genomic window carries:
- the LOC110606121 gene encoding cytochrome P450 714C2, with translation MEFQFDKMILFSFLIIGFVGVVVRLYNWLVVKPKRLRSMLKKQGINGPPPAFLLGNMREIMKSLSSNEKTNDPPLIHNCAARVLPFSERWLKDYGQVFVFSLGNIQVLNLHQPELVKEFATCVSWDLGRPLMINDVGPLLGKGILTSNGAFWLHQRKIIAPGLYMEKIKGMGNQITESAITLVNSWKSMVERDGGIADIKIDEAVSRFSGDVISRACFGSNYSKGEQIFLKLSHLQKTLSKKGLALGIPGMRYLPTKTNREAWALEKEIRNLILKVVKERQEAADEKDLLQMILEGAKDSNLSREETERFIVDNCNNIYLAGWETTTVAAVWCLMLLAANQEWQDRVRAEVLEICGGNMPNSDMIRKMKLLNMVIYESLRLYSPVAVIAREALKDMKLANINVPKGVNVWTTILLLHTDPEIWGSDSYNFNPERFANGIAGACKYPFLYMPFGVGPRVCIGQHLAMVELKILMALILSNFSLTISPKYIHSPTFALGVKPKYGVILLVKKI, from the exons ATGGAATTTCAATTTGATAAAATGATACTATTTTCATTTTTGATTATAGGGTTTGTTGGAGTGGTAGTGCGTCTTTACAACTGGTTGGTTGTGAAACCAAAGAGGCTTCGTTCCATGTTGAAGAAGCAAGGCATCAATGGACCTCCACCTGCTTTTCTCCTTGGAAATATGAGAGAGATTATGAAGAGTCTCTCCTCCAATGAGAAGACCAATGATCCACCTCTCATCCATAACTGTGCTGCTCGAGTTCTTCCTTTTTCTGAGCGATGGTTGAAGGATTATG GTCAAGTGTTTGTATTTTCCCTGGGAAATATACAAGTACTGAATTTGCACCAACCTGAGTTGGTGAAAGAGTTTGCAACTTGTGTATCCTGGGACTTGGGGAGACCTTTGATGATTAATGACGTTGGTCCTTTGCTTGGTAAGGGGATTCTAACATCAAATGGAGCTTTCTGGTTACATCAGAGGAAGATTATTGCTCCTGGATTGTACATGGAAAAGATCAAG GGAATGGGGAATCAGATAACTGAGTCTGCTATTACATTGGTAAATTCATGGAAGAGTATGGTTGAGAGAGATGGTGGAATTGCAGACATCAAAATTGATGAGGCTGTTAGTCGTTTCTCAGGTGATGTTATTTCAAGAGCCTGCTTTGGAAGCAATTATTCCAAAGGAGAACAGATTTTCCTTAAACTAAGTCATCTCCAAAAGACTTTGTCCAAGAAAGGTCTAGCCCTTGGGATTCCTGGAATGAG GTATCTCCCCACAAAAACCAATAGAGAAGCATGGGCATTAGAAAAAGAAATCCGCAATCTGATACTGAAGGTAGTGAAGGAGAGACAAGAAGCTGCAGACGAGAAGGATTTATTGCAGATGATTCTTGAAGGAGCCAAAGATAGCAATCTGAGTAGAGAAGAAACAGAGAGATTCATAGTTGATAATTGTAATAACATATACTTGGCTGGGTGGGAGACCACTACAGTTGCAGCTGTATGGTGCCTCATGTTGTTGGCAGCAAATCAAGAATGGCAGGATCGTGTTCGTGCAGAGGTTCTTGAAATTTGTGGAGGCAACATGCCAAATTCTGATATGATTCGCAAGATGAAACTG CTTAATATGGTGATTTATGAATCATTGCGACTTTATTCACCAGTTGCAGTAATAGCAAGGGAGGCATTAAAGGACATGAAGTTAGCAAACATTAATGTTCCCAAGGGAGTGAACGTTTGGACAACAATATTGCTATTGCATACAGATCCTGAGATATGGGGATCAGATTCTTACAACTTTAACCCTGAAAGGTTTGCAAATGGAATAGCAGGCGCTTGCAAGTATCCATTTTTGTACATGCCATTTGGTGTCGGACCTCGAGTATGTATTGGACAACACTTGGCCATGGTTGAACTCAAGATATTGATGGCTCTCATTTTGTCCAACTTCTCTCTCACCATCTCTCCCAAATATATCCACTCCCCTACGTTTGCCCTAGGTGTAAAACCAAAATATGGGGTCATTCTCTTGGTAAAGAAAATATAG